In Desulforhopalus sp., a single genomic region encodes these proteins:
- a CDS encoding O-antigen ligase family protein, protein MRKLGQFRNMTKTAGVFCIVLCCFFIPFSTSLMGATASLAVVFWLLSGDVLTLPRLLQQNVSAFLAIALFLLLAIGVSYSAAPLSDALAFLKKYRELVYFAMVVSLFLANDGAAKLAEDSFVAGCIVLLFVSYGIFFSIIPSERFGHSIVYHITHSFFMAILAFWCLQRAFDSKQYIYFWLGIFVATSINLFYIAPGRTGMLVYLALVVLSVFQRLSLRKSVLAIFLVFLAIGIAFSTSSNFSNRVTEAIKEVKEYHASWSRTSLGMRLDWVRNGLELIEQKPAFGHGTGSFRIVQDKMLKKKRDHSLPTDNPHNEYILIAVQTGIVGLFLFVTLLASQFISTFKLQPQRRYLLQGVIVAVAVGCLMNSFLFDSHPGHFYAIISAILAVPAVKPTSLQFRR, encoded by the coding sequence ATGAGAAAACTCGGCCAGTTTCGCAATATGACCAAGACAGCGGGGGTTTTCTGCATCGTTCTCTGCTGCTTTTTCATCCCCTTCTCTACTTCTTTGATGGGGGCAACCGCGTCGCTTGCCGTGGTATTTTGGCTATTATCCGGCGATGTTCTTACCCTTCCCCGGCTATTGCAACAGAACGTGTCGGCATTCTTGGCAATTGCCCTGTTTTTGCTGCTTGCAATCGGTGTTTCGTACTCTGCCGCTCCCCTAAGTGACGCCCTGGCATTTCTGAAGAAATATCGAGAGTTGGTGTATTTTGCCATGGTTGTTTCCCTGTTCCTGGCAAATGATGGTGCAGCAAAACTGGCGGAAGACAGCTTTGTCGCAGGATGTATCGTTCTTTTATTTGTCTCCTACGGAATCTTTTTTTCGATTATCCCTTCTGAGCGCTTTGGCCATTCGATCGTCTATCATATTACCCACAGCTTTTTCATGGCCATTCTGGCCTTCTGGTGCCTGCAAAGGGCCTTCGACTCCAAACAGTACATTTATTTCTGGCTAGGGATTTTCGTAGCGACGTCAATCAACCTTTTTTATATCGCACCCGGCCGTACCGGCATGCTGGTGTATCTTGCATTGGTAGTTCTCTCGGTATTTCAACGTCTTTCCTTGAGGAAATCAGTACTGGCAATATTTTTGGTCTTTTTGGCGATCGGCATCGCTTTTTCCACATCAAGTAATTTTTCCAACCGCGTAACCGAGGCCATTAAAGAGGTCAAGGAATACCATGCCTCGTGGTCGCGGACATCTCTTGGAATGCGCTTGGACTGGGTTCGTAATGGCTTAGAGCTCATCGAGCAAAAGCCTGCCTTTGGGCACGGCACGGGATCGTTCCGGATAGTTCAAGACAAGATGTTGAAGAAAAAACGCGACCATTCCCTGCCAACCGACAACCCGCATAACGAATACATTCTTATTGCCGTTCAGACAGGTATTGTTGGCCTGTTTTTGTTCGTGACCCTTCTTGCTTCACAGTTTATTTCAACTTTCAAGCTCCAACCACAGAGAAGGTATTTATTGCAGGGGGTGATCGTCGCTGTGGCAGTAGGCTGTTTGATGAATTCGTTTCTTTTCGACTCCCATCCCGGCCATTTTTATGCAATAATATCTGCCATTCTTGCTGTTCCGGCGGTAAAACCCACCTCCTTGCAATTTAGACGGTAG